In the Geitlerinema sp. PCC 9228 genome, one interval contains:
- the lipA gene encoding lipoyl synthase gives MSTNKPSWLRVKAPQPERIGEVRGILRELGLNTVCEEASCPNIGECFHKGTATFLIMGPACTRACPYCDIDFEKSPKALDPTEPIRLATAVQQMGLNHVVITSVNRDDLDDGGASQFVRCIEEVRSRSPHTSIELLVPDFCGNWEALKTVLDAGPEVLNHNTETVPRLYRRARPGGNYQRSLELLRQTRAYARWVYTKSGIMVGMGETDAEVRQVMRDLREVDCDILTIGQYLQPSSKHMKLDDFIPPEQFEVWRAYGESLGFLQVVASPLTRSSYHAEQVRDLMDKYPRTQSERSA, from the coding sequence GTGAGTACAAACAAACCCAGCTGGCTGCGAGTGAAAGCCCCCCAACCCGAACGTATTGGCGAAGTTCGGGGAATTCTCCGGGAATTGGGACTCAATACGGTGTGCGAAGAAGCCTCCTGTCCCAACATTGGCGAGTGCTTCCACAAAGGAACGGCAACGTTTTTAATTATGGGACCTGCGTGTACCCGGGCTTGTCCTTACTGCGATATTGATTTTGAAAAGTCCCCCAAAGCCCTCGATCCCACCGAACCCATCCGGCTGGCTACAGCGGTACAGCAAATGGGATTGAACCACGTGGTGATCACCTCGGTCAACCGCGACGATTTGGACGACGGGGGGGCTTCTCAATTTGTGCGTTGTATTGAGGAAGTGCGATCGCGCTCCCCCCATACCAGCATTGAACTGTTGGTTCCCGACTTTTGTGGCAACTGGGAGGCTTTGAAAACAGTTTTGGATGCCGGACCGGAAGTTCTCAACCACAACACCGAAACCGTCCCTCGCTTGTATCGCCGCGCTCGTCCTGGGGGCAACTACCAGCGCAGCTTGGAATTGTTGCGGCAAACCCGCGCCTATGCTCGTTGGGTTTATACCAAATCTGGCATCATGGTTGGTATGGGAGAAACCGATGCGGAAGTCCGTCAGGTAATGCGGGATTTACGGGAGGTGGATTGCGACATTTTGACCATCGGTCAGTACCTGCAACCCAGCAGCAAGCATATGAAGTTGGATGATTTTATTCCGCCGGAACAATTTGAAGTTTGGCGGGCGTATGGAGAATCCCTTGGGTTTTTGCAGGTGGTTGCTTCTCCCCTAACGCGCAGTTCCTATCATGCGGAACAAGTAAGAGACCTGATGGATAAGTATCCCAGAACCCAAAGCGAACGGTCTGCGTAG